One region of Eurosta solidaginis isolate ZX-2024a chromosome X, ASM4086904v1, whole genome shotgun sequence genomic DNA includes:
- the LOC137234426 gene encoding uncharacterized protein, translating to MNVEAAYDKFYAYGITYDRLKYINCDDLALAFPGNENIGYRAELREKIGLWKHKNFPEESLSTLSMNSNVQNWLKNQPLHSPASNSNSVKVTNVTDMVKNSKSGQSLLSLYLMKKKLDMHDRKRLLNIIVENFFDCNSRKYIIPRPYQMNKLAEEIVEIFPTENKEIYYISRKAGRRTNASGILYNRFKNLNRKRLKLESTTSEEENSSDKETLCSTNYISLKNKMKYMSGDEGDAINLWRETYKYRVNDIRHLKDLKSILEEWLFYKQATGPKFLRTKSFQNTLTFLH from the exons ATGAATGTAGAAGCCGCTTACGACAAGTTTTATG CTTATGGAATCACATATGACCGGTTAAAGTACATAAACTGTGACGACTTGGCGTTGGCATTCCCAGGCAACGAAAATATAGGTTATAGAGCAGAACTTAGGGAAAAAATTGGGCTTTGGAAACACAAGAAC TTTCCAGAAGAATCTCTTTCGACTCTTAGTATGAACTCAAATGTACAAAATTGGCTTAAAAATCAGCCTCTCCACTCACCAGCTAGCAATTCCAATTCGGTGAAAGTTACG AATGTAACTGACATGGTGAAAAACTCAAAAAGCGGCCAATCTCTACTAAGCTTGTATCTAAtgaagaaaaagttggatatgcatGATAGAAAAAGATTGCTTAACATTATTGTGGAAAACTTCTTCGATTGTAATTCACGAAAGTACATAATACCGCGTCCGTATCAGATGAATAAATTGGCTGAAGAAATTGTAGAAATTTTTCCGACAGAAAATAAGGAAATATATTACATATCTCGCAAGGCCGGGCGGAGAACCAATGCATCGGGTATTTTATACAATCGCTTCAAAAACTTAAATCGCAAGCGCTTAAAACTTGAAAGCACCACGTCAGAGGAAGAGAATTCATCTGATAAGGAAACACTCTGCTCCACTAATTACATTTCACTTAAGAATAAAATGAAGTATATGAGTGGTGACGAAGGCGATGCAATCAATTTATGGAGAGAGACATATAAATACCGTGTTAATGATATACGTCACTTAAAAGACTTGAAATCTATCCTGGAAGAGTGGCTATTCTACAAGCAAGCTACAGGACCAAAATTTTTACGTACTAAAAGTTTCCAAAACACATTAACGTTCTTACACTAA